A single Thermus hydrothermalis DNA region contains:
- a CDS encoding translocation/assembly module TamB domain-containing protein yields MRRGLLLLLLGFLSLLALLAWPPLLKGAVERGLALGGFQGEVGGVRGHLLLGLTLWGVRLQGEGLSLEAEEVGLRYDLLGLLRRELPLSLRLQGARLKPTWETLIPEQPGPPPALKVVLRSLVLEDAEVEFPQGKRLFLPPLRLTLTGENPYRFLARLPGGSFQGEARALAPDLSAWEVRFGGEVSGLSFFYPGLKGGRLSGLFRLGPRGMAGEAQVEGGVVELVGFTLTRVAGPIHLREDQVEARLRGVGLEGPLEAEAEVDLKGERYRFRLEGRPKLPALARHFGLSLPVEGEGRLRLEGEGWAELKLTGGFQGEGRFLGEPFRHWGRLGFDRLFSLEVEAEGRLFDRTYRLGFALEGNRYRATYADALGSRLALAGEGGRLRGGGVAAWPRPLEGRAEVAFALEGSRYRVGVRSPGVALPLFAPLDLSGEVRGEGARVSGRLGPLALSGTWDDLFLALAPTPLAVGGIEGEGRLQRGRLSATLRYASPYAAFPLGVAQEASGFRFFSPYGEGAYRKGVFSLRLWGLPVRALDEVRLWGEAAYREGALSGRLRAEGRYLEAAATLRRLGAELSGRLKTPLGELPFAGAYDPGPGLRLRAGGLTLAYKEALSLEGEAALGPLALRADLAYQGGFRGYAEVRAYGVEGRLLGEGKRLALRLRGYVEGEGEVYPGLHVAGRLLPPLPEGLRLPPLPFTLDREAFRVAGVGEVGLRGRYPFRLDLPFLYRGVEGRLWAQGDLEGGRVRLVTPYGEVAGEGPWKGLRLQGQGEVPFLGEGRLSGRVDLLALAYRGETFFPKGGLTLSLSGRGADFRLWGRGPGLRVQGEGLRLLLQAEGLDLSPWGLPLKATGTWGSRGGRLRLESPYGEALLQGEEMLRARVRFLGPYLEGEGEVSPEGYRLALAARYRQGGVEVLGKASGEGPWEALALEVSGEARLPYLDPLPFRGRVWREGLLRYALEGPVRLEGEGLSYRGSFALPFRALGREGEVAGQFQGEGLSLAWEGEGRFGGLPFAFQGGYGKAFALALRYAGGEVALEGDEVRFRLEEVAPLAGALGVALSGRAEGAVGLDGRGEAEAALSYGGEPLALAYRGGEVRLWLPKRELGLGWRPREGELRGLGALAGGGRLDLKGVEAAFRYPGLVLSLSGPFGALRVQGVYREEALGETALEATLDLLGLKGEGVLRHASPYAQGEVALTWEGARYRGEGRLKSLQYLVQEGPFWLSGEGGRVEALWQAPLALEAAYDGGLAFSLRGKGEVMGFALEADLAYGEAGYQGALFARGQGLRLTAKGEGPLRFLVEGEGLPGSLLAQGELRGLALSGKATYALEAGKAKLRAEAGFWGELPRFSLEGEGALQGEGASLPFRFAQEGFSLAGLRLVSEAPDLRLRLEEERLSLWADLDLTPFGLPARLEAKGEGPWQGPLAFRLERPEGAVAGRAWLSPLRAEFQGEAYGERFEGAYGAEGLSLRFQGPKVVGEARYGKALSGLLQARYPLSDGALLAEVDLKAGRFALKGEGALGGEGEGTFCLPRPLGACPGLEAALALDLAYRGFAFRGAYRYRAEEGYLGAWSGEGVAESPYGGARFLGREGGFDLVGEGLPLRGRLDLFPFRLAYRYEGPLPRGLGELWAEGTYPGKWLVGRYAYGEVGLGLEGLPGFRVALSGRGVEGEVGPEGVALALSGFAYGPLRLSGEVKGPWRRVALSLRLAAFGREARAEGEYGEGALRLALKGDLEGEVAWDGAWRGEVAFREGRLSLEGEGLPRLRGVVLGEEVAFAWPRLALGALRLDLLAREASGEALFLEGLLPGGLEARGEGEGVRLAYRVPGLGLPLEGRLDLRALSLALTSPEGEGALVYQGGRVAGSLGLNLRGFALRLGGEGEKVSVAGEHPAWAWWAAGAGRLEGEVGLDGAYRLDYRAGEERVSLEGRLLTARLTAQGPYLEGSLAYPPEGELRVDLPLPPLESRFQGRVYGEGYGVEGVLAGGVGRVEAKGTLLPLALDLTLKEAALEDFVGRYAPYLKGRVSGGLALRGGKAEGAVSGEVAVAGKRLSLSLKGRLQGTGFAGEGRLGETPFRVALEGGRLDLRASPRGFPLHLLLAAVAGPLEGEAYWTGAVRLRLPLADPWRGEGVLVGESLVFRGGGDELKGQAAFRLEGGRVWVDALRLAGRGVWEGGGYWSPEGSDLYLNLKDTVFTPVLQVVPALKPYRPEGSGSLALRLQGDSFQAGFQDFRFRLGPVAGYLPQGLLSLNGGAKAEGELTLTAPFPGRARLGLEGQLEDFRVSAKGEVSLPGLKEATPAEVVFRYPTGLVEVRLGGLEAQGTLFPLRFAGYGRLNLSYPRLYLQEGLLDVKSFFLYQERGNYHLTANAEVVRARLAFASDAENEPKEPQKTVPSEPLPLVFENVRLYAERGVLIQESLVQGEVGGELYLGGSYQDPYLSGEAHPLRGSFRLWDVLFNVVPEGSTIRFSPSRGILPEFTLQATGEARGYTLHLQAEGSFFRENGRVKLRLDPKLTTEPELTELEAYSLLILGTKDLGQVLDALPQAVLSAALESLLVGQLERELARVLGVDQFQIRAPLFQGGELEDTRFSVGKYVTPNLFLGYEVDLRGTQSLFAQYRQDRLTFSLSSQFPVGEGTYQTVALQIGYELTPSLGLSLGMESGESVRFSVGALYRW; encoded by the coding sequence ATGCGGCGGGGGCTTCTCCTCCTTCTCCTGGGGTTTCTCTCCCTCTTGGCCCTCCTCGCCTGGCCCCCCCTCCTCAAGGGGGCGGTGGAGCGGGGCCTGGCCCTGGGGGGCTTCCAGGGGGAGGTGGGGGGGGTGCGGGGGCACCTCCTCCTGGGCCTCACCCTGTGGGGGGTGAGGCTTCAGGGGGAGGGGCTTTCTCTGGAGGCGGAGGAGGTGGGCCTCCGCTACGACCTCCTGGGGCTCTTGCGCCGGGAGCTTCCCCTAAGCCTCCGCCTCCAGGGGGCCCGCCTAAAGCCCACCTGGGAGACTCTCATCCCCGAGCAGCCGGGCCCGCCGCCGGCCCTCAAGGTGGTCCTCCGAAGCCTCGTCCTGGAGGACGCCGAGGTGGAGTTCCCCCAAGGAAAAAGGCTTTTCCTTCCCCCCTTGCGCCTCACCCTCACGGGGGAAAACCCCTACCGCTTCCTGGCGAGGCTTCCCGGGGGGAGCTTCCAGGGGGAGGCGAGGGCCCTTGCCCCGGACCTTTCCGCCTGGGAGGTGCGCTTTGGGGGCGAGGTTTCGGGGCTTTCCTTCTTCTACCCGGGGCTTAAGGGGGGGAGGCTTTCGGGGCTTTTCCGGCTTGGCCCTAGGGGCATGGCGGGGGAGGCCCAGGTGGAGGGCGGGGTGGTGGAGCTCGTGGGCTTCACCCTCACCCGGGTGGCAGGCCCCATCCATCTCCGGGAGGACCAGGTGGAGGCGCGCCTTAGGGGGGTGGGCCTCGAGGGGCCCTTGGAGGCGGAAGCGGAAGTGGACCTGAAGGGGGAGCGCTACCGCTTCCGGCTGGAGGGTAGGCCCAAGCTTCCTGCCTTGGCGCGGCACTTTGGTCTTTCCCTGCCCGTGGAAGGGGAGGGGCGCTTGCGCCTCGAGGGGGAGGGCTGGGCGGAGCTCAAGCTCACGGGCGGCTTCCAGGGGGAAGGGCGGTTCTTGGGGGAGCCCTTCCGCCACTGGGGGCGGCTTGGGTTTGACCGGCTTTTCTCCCTGGAGGTGGAGGCGGAGGGGCGGCTTTTTGACCGCACCTACCGCCTGGGCTTCGCCCTTGAGGGGAACAGGTACCGGGCCACCTACGCCGATGCCCTGGGGAGCCGGCTTGCCCTTGCGGGGGAGGGGGGGCGGCTGCGGGGGGGTGGGGTGGCGGCCTGGCCGAGGCCCCTAGAGGGAAGGGCGGAGGTGGCCTTCGCCCTGGAGGGGAGCCGCTACCGGGTGGGGGTGCGAAGCCCAGGGGTGGCGCTTCCCCTCTTCGCTCCCCTGGACCTCTCCGGGGAGGTGCGGGGGGAGGGGGCGAGGGTTTCCGGGCGGCTTGGGCCTTTGGCCCTTTCGGGAACCTGGGACGACCTTTTCCTGGCCCTCGCCCCTACCCCTTTGGCGGTGGGGGGCATCGAGGGGGAAGGCCGCCTCCAGCGGGGCCGGCTTTCCGCCACCCTCCGCTACGCCTCCCCCTACGCCGCCTTTCCCCTTGGGGTGGCGCAGGAGGCCTCGGGCTTCCGCTTCTTTAGCCCCTACGGGGAAGGGGCGTACCGGAAGGGGGTTTTCTCCTTGCGCCTATGGGGTCTTCCCGTGCGGGCCCTGGACGAGGTGCGGCTTTGGGGGGAGGCGGCGTACCGGGAGGGGGCCCTTTCCGGGAGGCTTCGGGCGGAGGGGCGCTACCTGGAGGCCGCCGCCACCCTTCGCCGTCTGGGGGCGGAGCTTTCGGGAAGGCTTAAGACGCCCCTCGGGGAGCTTCCCTTCGCCGGGGCTTACGACCCCGGGCCGGGCCTTAGGCTCAGGGCCGGGGGGCTCACCCTGGCCTACAAGGAGGCCCTGAGCCTCGAGGGGGAGGCCGCCTTGGGGCCCTTGGCCCTGCGGGCGGACCTGGCCTACCAGGGGGGCTTTAGGGGCTACGCCGAGGTACGGGCCTACGGGGTGGAGGGGAGGCTTCTTGGGGAGGGGAAGCGGCTTGCCCTGCGCCTTAGGGGGTACGTGGAGGGGGAAGGGGAGGTCTACCCTGGCCTTCACGTTGCGGGCAGGCTCCTTCCACCCTTGCCCGAGGGGCTTCGCCTTCCGCCCCTTCCCTTCACCCTGGACCGGGAGGCCTTCCGGGTGGCGGGGGTGGGGGAGGTGGGGCTTCGGGGCCGGTACCCCTTCCGCCTGGACCTCCCCTTCCTTTACCGGGGCGTGGAGGGGCGGCTTTGGGCCCAGGGGGACCTCGAGGGGGGCAGGGTGCGCCTCGTTACCCCCTACGGGGAGGTGGCGGGGGAAGGCCCCTGGAAAGGGCTCCGCCTCCAGGGCCAGGGGGAGGTGCCCTTCCTGGGGGAGGGGAGGCTTTCGGGGAGGGTGGACCTCCTGGCCCTCGCCTACCGGGGGGAGACCTTCTTCCCCAAGGGAGGGCTTACCTTAAGCCTCTCGGGGCGGGGGGCGGATTTCCGGCTTTGGGGGAGGGGCCCGGGGCTTAGGGTCCAGGGGGAGGGGCTTCGCCTCCTCCTCCAGGCGGAAGGCTTGGACCTTTCCCCTTGGGGCCTCCCCCTGAAGGCCACGGGGACCTGGGGAAGCCGGGGGGGAAGGCTTCGCCTGGAAAGCCCCTACGGGGAGGCCCTTCTCCAAGGGGAAGAGATGCTTCGGGCCCGGGTGCGCTTCCTCGGGCCCTACCTGGAGGGAGAGGGGGAGGTTTCCCCCGAAGGCTACCGCCTCGCCCTGGCGGCCCGCTACCGCCAGGGCGGGGTGGAGGTCTTGGGGAAGGCCTCGGGGGAGGGTCCTTGGGAGGCCTTGGCCCTGGAGGTTTCCGGGGAGGCCCGGCTCCCCTACCTGGACCCCTTGCCCTTCCGGGGGCGGGTGTGGCGGGAAGGGCTCTTGCGCTACGCCCTGGAGGGCCCCGTGCGCCTTGAGGGGGAGGGGCTTTCCTACCGGGGAAGCTTCGCTCTTCCCTTCCGGGCCCTGGGCCGGGAGGGGGAGGTGGCGGGGCAGTTCCAGGGGGAGGGGCTTTCCTTGGCCTGGGAGGGGGAGGGGCGGTTTGGGGGGCTTCCCTTCGCCTTCCAGGGCGGGTACGGGAAGGCCTTTGCCCTTGCCTTGCGCTACGCCGGGGGGGAGGTGGCCCTGGAGGGGGACGAGGTGCGCTTCCGCCTGGAGGAGGTGGCTCCCTTGGCGGGGGCCTTGGGGGTGGCCTTGAGCGGGCGGGCGGAAGGGGCGGTGGGCCTGGACGGGCGGGGCGAGGCGGAGGCGGCCCTTTCCTACGGGGGGGAGCCCCTGGCCCTGGCCTACCGGGGGGGGGAGGTTCGCCTTTGGCTTCCCAAGCGGGAGCTAGGCCTCGGTTGGCGGCCTAGGGAGGGAGAGCTGAGGGGCCTTGGGGCCTTGGCGGGCGGGGGGAGGCTGGACCTAAAAGGGGTGGAGGCGGCCTTCCGCTACCCGGGCCTCGTCCTAAGCCTCTCGGGGCCCTTTGGGGCCTTAAGGGTGCAGGGGGTTTACCGGGAGGAGGCCTTGGGGGAGACGGCCTTAGAGGCCACCCTGGACCTTTTGGGGCTTAAGGGGGAAGGGGTTTTGCGCCACGCCTCTCCCTACGCCCAAGGGGAGGTGGCCCTCACCTGGGAGGGCGCCCGCTACCGGGGGGAGGGGCGGCTTAAGAGCCTCCAGTACCTGGTCCAGGAGGGCCCTTTCTGGCTTTCGGGGGAAGGGGGGAGGGTGGAGGCCCTTTGGCAAGCCCCCTTGGCCCTGGAGGCGGCCTATGACGGGGGGCTTGCCTTCTCCTTGCGGGGAAAGGGCGAGGTCATGGGCTTTGCCTTGGAGGCGGATCTGGCCTATGGGGAGGCGGGGTACCAGGGGGCGCTCTTTGCAAGGGGCCAGGGGCTAAGGCTCACCGCCAAAGGGGAGGGCCCCTTGCGCTTCCTCGTGGAGGGGGAAGGGCTTCCGGGAAGCCTCCTGGCCCAGGGGGAGCTAAGGGGCCTAGCCCTTTCCGGGAAGGCCACGTACGCCCTCGAGGCGGGCAAGGCCAAGCTTCGGGCCGAGGCGGGCTTTTGGGGGGAGTTGCCCCGTTTCTCCCTGGAGGGGGAAGGGGCCTTGCAGGGGGAAGGGGCGAGCCTTCCCTTCCGCTTCGCCCAGGAGGGGTTTTCCCTGGCGGGACTTCGCCTGGTTTCGGAGGCGCCCGACTTACGGCTTCGCCTAGAAGAGGAGAGGCTTTCCCTCTGGGCCGACCTGGACCTCACCCCCTTTGGCCTTCCCGCCCGGCTCGAGGCCAAGGGGGAGGGCCCCTGGCAAGGGCCTTTGGCCTTCCGCCTGGAAAGGCCGGAGGGGGCGGTGGCGGGGCGGGCCTGGCTTTCCCCCTTGCGGGCGGAGTTCCAGGGGGAGGCTTACGGGGAGCGCTTTGAGGGGGCGTATGGAGCGGAGGGGCTTTCCCTCCGCTTCCAGGGGCCAAAGGTGGTGGGGGAGGCCCGGTACGGGAAGGCGCTTTCGGGGCTTCTCCAGGCCCGTTACCCCCTTTCCGACGGGGCCCTTTTGGCCGAGGTGGACCTAAAGGCGGGGCGGTTTGCCCTAAAGGGCGAGGGGGCTTTGGGGGGAGAAGGGGAGGGTACCTTCTGCCTGCCCAGGCCCTTGGGGGCGTGCCCGGGCCTCGAGGCCGCCCTCGCCCTGGACCTGGCCTACCGGGGGTTCGCCTTCCGGGGGGCCTACCGCTACCGGGCGGAGGAGGGCTACCTGGGGGCCTGGTCCGGGGAAGGGGTGGCGGAAAGCCCCTACGGCGGGGCGCGCTTCCTGGGGCGGGAAGGGGGCTTTGACCTGGTGGGGGAGGGGCTTCCCCTAAGGGGGAGGCTAGACCTCTTCCCCTTCCGCCTGGCCTACCGCTACGAGGGGCCCCTGCCCAGGGGGCTTGGGGAGCTTTGGGCCGAGGGGACCTACCCCGGGAAGTGGCTTGTGGGGCGGTACGCCTACGGGGAGGTGGGCCTAGGCCTGGAGGGGCTACCCGGCTTCAGGGTGGCCCTTTCCGGGAGGGGGGTGGAGGGGGAGGTGGGGCCAGAGGGGGTAGCCCTTGCCCTTTCCGGCTTCGCCTACGGGCCCTTGCGCCTTTCGGGGGAGGTGAAGGGCCCCTGGCGGCGGGTGGCCCTAAGCCTCCGCCTCGCCGCCTTTGGCCGGGAGGCGCGGGCGGAAGGGGAGTACGGGGAAGGGGCCTTGCGCCTCGCCCTGAAGGGGGACCTGGAGGGGGAGGTGGCTTGGGACGGGGCCTGGCGGGGGGAGGTGGCTTTCCGGGAAGGGCGGCTTTCCCTGGAAGGGGAAGGGCTTCCCCGGCTACGGGGGGTGGTCCTGGGGGAGGAGGTGGCCTTCGCCTGGCCCAGGCTCGCCCTTGGGGCCTTGCGCCTGGACCTCCTGGCCCGGGAGGCCTCGGGGGAGGCGCTTTTCTTAGAGGGCCTCCTCCCGGGAGGCCTCGAGGCCCGGGGGGAAGGGGAAGGGGTCCGGCTCGCCTACCGGGTGCCGGGGCTCGGCCTGCCCCTGGAGGGGCGGCTGGACCTGAGGGCCCTTTCCCTCGCCCTCACGAGCCCGGAAGGGGAAGGGGCTTTGGTCTACCAGGGGGGGCGGGTTGCGGGGAGCCTGGGCCTGAACCTCCGGGGCTTCGCCCTGCGGCTTGGGGGGGAGGGGGAGAAGGTGTCCGTGGCGGGGGAGCACCCCGCATGGGCCTGGTGGGCGGCGGGGGCGGGGCGCCTGGAGGGGGAGGTGGGCCTGGACGGGGCCTACCGCCTGGACTACCGAGCCGGGGAGGAGAGGGTGAGCCTGGAGGGGCGCCTCCTCACCGCCCGCCTCACCGCCCAGGGGCCCTACCTGGAGGGAAGCCTCGCCTACCCGCCGGAAGGGGAGCTCAGGGTGGACCTCCCCCTTCCCCCCTTGGAAAGCCGCTTCCAGGGCCGGGTGTACGGGGAGGGGTACGGGGTGGAGGGGGTGTTGGCGGGGGGCGTGGGCCGTGTGGAGGCCAAGGGGACCCTTCTCCCCTTGGCCTTGGACCTCACCCTGAAGGAGGCCGCCCTGGAGGACTTCGTGGGCCGGTACGCCCCTTACCTGAAGGGGCGGGTTTCGGGCGGCCTCGCCCTGAGGGGGGGCAAGGCGGAAGGGGCGGTGTCCGGCGAGGTGGCGGTGGCGGGGAAGCGGCTTTCCCTAAGCCTTAAGGGGCGCCTCCAAGGGACGGGCTTCGCCGGGGAAGGGCGCCTGGGGGAAACCCCCTTCCGGGTGGCCTTGGAGGGCGGGAGGCTGGACCTTAGGGCAAGCCCCCGGGGCTTCCCCCTCCACCTCCTCCTCGCTGCGGTGGCGGGGCCTTTGGAGGGGGAGGCCTACTGGACGGGGGCGGTGCGCCTGCGCCTTCCCCTCGCCGACCCCTGGCGGGGGGAGGGGGTCTTGGTGGGGGAAAGCCTGGTCTTCCGGGGCGGGGGGGATGAGCTTAAGGGCCAGGCGGCTTTCCGCCTCGAGGGGGGAAGGGTCTGGGTGGACGCCCTCCGCCTGGCGGGCCGGGGCGTCTGGGAGGGCGGGGGGTACTGGAGCCCAGAGGGAAGCGACCTTTACCTGAACCTGAAGGACACGGTCTTCACCCCGGTCCTGCAGGTGGTGCCCGCCTTGAAGCCCTACCGGCCCGAGGGCTCGGGAAGCCTCGCCTTGCGGCTCCAAGGGGATAGCTTCCAGGCGGGGTTCCAGGACTTCCGCTTCCGCCTTGGCCCGGTGGCGGGGTACCTGCCCCAAGGGCTCCTTTCCCTGAACGGGGGGGCTAAGGCGGAAGGGGAACTCACCCTAACGGCCCCCTTCCCCGGGCGGGCCAGGCTTGGCCTCGAGGGCCAGTTGGAGGACTTCCGGGTGAGCGCCAAGGGGGAGGTTTCCCTTCCGGGCCTCAAAGAGGCCACCCCGGCAGAGGTGGTCTTTCGCTACCCCACAGGCCTGGTGGAGGTTCGCCTAGGAGGGCTAGAGGCCCAGGGAACCCTCTTTCCCTTGCGGTTTGCGGGCTATGGCCGATTGAACTTGAGCTATCCTCGTCTCTACCTGCAGGAAGGGCTTTTGGACGTGAAGAGCTTTTTTCTATACCAAGAACGAGGAAACTACCACTTGACGGCCAACGCCGAAGTGGTGCGCGCTCGCTTGGCCTTTGCATCGGATGCCGAAAACGAGCCCAAAGAGCCCCAGAAAACGGTGCCTTCTGAGCCTCTACCCCTGGTGTTTGAGAATGTGCGTCTTTATGCCGAGAGGGGGGTTCTGATCCAAGAAAGCTTGGTCCAAGGTGAGGTGGGTGGGGAGCTGTACTTGGGCGGGTCTTACCAGGACCCATACCTTTCCGGGGAAGCCCACCCGCTAAGGGGAAGTTTTCGCCTGTGGGACGTTCTTTTCAACGTGGTGCCTGAGGGTAGCACGATCCGGTTTAGCCCTAGCCGCGGCATCCTACCCGAGTTCACCCTTCAGGCCACGGGCGAGGCGCGCGGCTATACCCTGCACCTCCAAGCGGAGGGCAGTTTTTTCCGCGAGAATGGCCGGGTCAAGCTCCGTTTGGACCCCAAGTTGACCACGGAACCGGAGTTGACCGAGTTAGAGGCGTACTCGCTCCTGATCCTGGGCACCAAGGATCTTGGCCAGGTTTTGGATGCCTTGCCCCAAGCCGTTTTAAGTGCTGCGTTGGAAAGTTTGTTGGTGGGCCAGTTGGAGCGGGAACTTGCACGGGTCTTGGGGGTAGACCAGTTTCAGATCCGTGCGCCCCTTTTCCAAGGAGGGGAGCTTGAGGACACCCGCTTTTCCGTGGGCAAATACGTGACGCCCAACCTGTTTTTGGGGTACGAGGTGGACCTCCGGGGAACGCAAAGCCTGTTTGCCCAATACCGGCAGGACAGGTTGACCTTTTCCTTGAGTTCGCAGTTCCCGGTGGGGGAGGGCACTTACCAAACCGTGGCCCTCCAGATAGGGTATGAGCTGACGCCTTCCTTGGGCCTTTCTCTGGGGATGGAAAGCGGGGAAAGCGTACGCTTTAGTGTGGGCGCCCTTTACCGGTGGTAG
- the tdh gene encoding L-threonine 3-dehydrogenase, whose product MRALAKLTPEEGLTLVERPVPEPGPGEILVRVEAASICGTDLHIWKWDAWSRGRVRPPLITGHEFSGVVERVGPGVKRPQVGDHVSVESHIVCHACPACRTGNYHVCLNTEILGVDRDGGFAEYVVVPAENAWVNPKDLPFAVGAILEPFGNAVHTVYAGSGVSGKSVLITGAGPIGLMAAMVARASGAGPILVSDPNPYRLAFAKPYADRLINPLEEDLLVVVRQVTVSGVEVLLEFSGNESAIHQGLKALIPGGEARILGIPSDPIRFDLAGELVMRGITAYGIAGRRLWQTWMQGTALVYSGRVDLTPLITHRLPLSRYREAFQLLASGQGVKVILDPKA is encoded by the coding sequence ATGCGCGCTTTGGCCAAGCTGACCCCCGAGGAGGGCCTAACCCTGGTGGAACGCCCCGTGCCCGAGCCGGGGCCTGGGGAGATCCTGGTGCGGGTGGAGGCGGCGAGCATCTGCGGCACCGACCTCCACATCTGGAAGTGGGACGCCTGGTCCCGGGGCAGGGTCCGCCCTCCCCTCATCACCGGGCACGAGTTCAGCGGGGTGGTGGAGCGGGTGGGTCCCGGGGTCAAGCGCCCCCAGGTGGGGGACCACGTGAGCGTGGAAAGCCACATCGTCTGCCACGCCTGCCCCGCCTGCCGCACGGGCAACTACCACGTCTGCCTGAACACAGAGATCCTGGGGGTGGACCGGGACGGGGGGTTCGCCGAGTACGTGGTGGTGCCGGCGGAAAACGCCTGGGTCAACCCCAAAGACCTCCCCTTTGCGGTGGGGGCCATCCTGGAGCCTTTCGGCAACGCCGTGCACACGGTGTACGCCGGGAGCGGGGTTTCGGGCAAGAGCGTCCTCATCACCGGGGCTGGCCCCATCGGCCTCATGGCGGCCATGGTGGCCCGGGCGAGCGGGGCGGGGCCCATTTTGGTCTCCGACCCCAACCCCTACCGCCTGGCCTTCGCCAAGCCCTACGCCGACCGGCTCATCAACCCCTTGGAGGAGGACCTCTTGGTGGTGGTCCGGCAGGTGACGGTAAGCGGGGTGGAGGTCCTCTTGGAGTTTTCCGGCAACGAAAGCGCCATCCACCAGGGCCTAAAGGCCCTCATCCCGGGGGGCGAGGCCCGGATCCTCGGCATCCCCTCCGACCCCATCCGCTTTGACCTGGCGGGGGAGCTCGTCATGCGGGGGATTACCGCCTACGGCATCGCCGGCAGGCGGCTTTGGCAGACCTGGATGCAGGGGACAGCCTTGGTCTACTCGGGCCGGGTGGACCTCACCCCCCTCATCACCCACCGCCTGCCCCTGAGCCGCTACCGGGAGGCCTTCCAGCTTTTGGCCTCGGGCCAAGGGGTGAAGGTAATCTTGGACCCGAAGGCGTAG
- a CDS encoding PQQ-dependent sugar dehydrogenase — MTRRRFLAALAALALARGQGLRVEVVAEGLEVPWALAFLPGGGFLVSERPGRIRLVRGGRVGLYAELPVYHRGESGLLGLALHPRFPQAPYVYAYRTVEEGGLRNQVVRLRHEGDRGVLDRVILDGIPARSHGLHSGGRIAFGPDGMLYVTTGEVYEREMAQDLASLGGKILRITPEGEPAPGNPFWGRRGARPEIYSLGHRNPQGLAWHPETGELFSSEHGPSGEQGFGHDEVNLILPGGNYGWPRGVGRLGDARYQDPLHFFPQGFPPGNLAFWRGALYLAGLRGEALLRLALAGGKGAWRVAGVETALSGFGRLREVQVGPDGALYVTTSNRDGRGRVRPGDDKVLRLL, encoded by the coding sequence ATGACGAGGAGGCGTTTCCTAGCGGCCCTTGCCGCCTTGGCCCTGGCCCGGGGGCAGGGTCTTCGGGTGGAGGTGGTGGCGGAGGGGTTGGAGGTCCCCTGGGCCCTCGCCTTTTTGCCCGGAGGGGGGTTCCTGGTCTCCGAGCGGCCGGGGCGAATCCGGCTGGTGCGGGGAGGGAGGGTGGGCCTGTACGCCGAGCTTCCCGTGTACCACCGGGGGGAGTCGGGGCTTTTGGGCCTCGCCCTCCACCCCCGCTTTCCCCAGGCGCCCTACGTCTACGCCTACCGCACGGTGGAGGAGGGAGGGCTTCGCAACCAGGTGGTGCGCCTCCGGCACGAGGGGGATAGGGGGGTTTTGGATCGGGTCATCTTGGACGGCATCCCCGCCCGTTCCCACGGCCTCCACTCGGGCGGGCGCATCGCCTTCGGCCCCGATGGGATGCTCTACGTGACCACCGGGGAGGTGTACGAGCGGGAGATGGCCCAGGACCTGGCCTCCTTGGGGGGCAAGATCCTGCGGATCACCCCGGAGGGCGAGCCCGCCCCGGGGAACCCCTTTTGGGGGAGGCGGGGGGCCCGGCCCGAGATCTATAGCCTGGGCCACCGCAATCCCCAGGGCCTCGCCTGGCACCCGGAAACGGGGGAGCTCTTCTCCAGCGAGCACGGCCCGAGCGGGGAGCAAGGCTTCGGCCACGACGAGGTGAACCTCATCCTCCCCGGGGGCAACTACGGCTGGCCCAGGGGGGTGGGCCGCCTGGGAGACGCCCGCTACCAGGACCCCCTCCACTTCTTCCCCCAGGGCTTCCCCCCGGGAAACCTGGCCTTTTGGCGGGGGGCGCTCTATTTGGCGGGGCTTCGGGGGGAGGCCCTTTTGCGCCTCGCCCTTGCGGGGGGCAAGGGGGCTTGGCGGGTGGCGGGGGTGGAAACGGCCCTTTCCGGCTTCGGCCGCCTGCGGGAGGTGCAGGTGGGGCCCGATGGGGCCCTTTACGTCACCACCTCCAACCGGGACGGCCGGGGCCGGGTGCGCCCGGGGGACGACAAGGTCCTCCGCCTCCTTTAG
- the mtnA gene encoding S-methyl-5-thioribose-1-phosphate isomerase has translation MERLLPFRFDEGEGVFWLLDQRRLPLEEVWVPVRTAREMAEAIRAMVVRGAPAIGVSAAFGMVLAHLRGEDPKEADALLRQSRPTAVNLFHALDRLRPHWGDLEGSLREAKALWREVEETERAIGQHGAKVLRGQVLTHCNTGPLATGGYGTALGAILEAHRQGRVSHVWVDETRPYLQGARLTAFELMKAGVPATLIADNMAGFLMQRGLVDAVIVGVDRMALNGDFANKIGTYTLAVLAHHHGIPFYAALPLSSVDPTLASGEGIPIEERSPEEVLALKGVRLAPEGFPAYHPAFDITPHRYLTGIVTEKGVLYPPFDEALRHALGLS, from the coding sequence GTGGAGCGTCTTTTGCCTTTCCGTTTTGACGAGGGGGAAGGGGTCTTCTGGCTTTTGGACCAGAGGCGGCTTCCCCTCGAGGAGGTCTGGGTGCCCGTGCGCACCGCAAGGGAGATGGCGGAGGCCATCCGGGCCATGGTGGTGCGGGGAGCCCCCGCCATCGGGGTTTCGGCGGCCTTCGGCATGGTCCTCGCCCACCTTCGGGGGGAAGACCCAAAGGAGGCGGACGCCCTCCTCCGCCAAAGCCGCCCCACGGCGGTGAACCTCTTCCACGCCCTGGACCGCCTGCGGCCCCACTGGGGGGACCTGGAGGGGAGCCTAAGGGAGGCCAAGGCCCTCTGGCGGGAGGTGGAGGAGACGGAGAGGGCCATTGGCCAGCACGGGGCCAAGGTCCTAAGGGGCCAGGTCCTCACCCACTGCAACACGGGGCCCCTGGCCACCGGGGGGTACGGCACGGCCCTGGGGGCGATCCTCGAGGCCCACCGCCAGGGGCGGGTCAGCCACGTGTGGGTGGACGAAACCAGGCCCTACCTGCAAGGGGCCCGGCTCACCGCCTTTGAGCTCATGAAGGCCGGGGTTCCCGCCACCCTCATCGCCGACAACATGGCGGGCTTCCTCATGCAACGGGGCTTGGTGGACGCTGTCATCGTGGGGGTGGACCGCATGGCCTTAAACGGGGACTTCGCCAACAAGATCGGCACCTACACCCTGGCGGTGCTGGCCCACCACCACGGGATCCCCTTCTACGCCGCCCTGCCCCTTTCCTCCGTGGACCCCACCCTGGCGAGCGGGGAGGGCATCCCCATTGAGGAGCGCTCCCCGGAGGAGGTGTTGGCGCTCAAGGGGGTGCGCCTCGCCCCCGAGGGCTTTCCCGCCTACCACCCCGCCTTTGACATCACCCCCCACCGCTACCTCACGGGGATCGTCACGGAAAAGGGCGTGCTCTACCCGCCCTTTGACGAGGCCCTTCGCCATGCCCTGGGCCTTTCTTGA